The following proteins are co-located in the Ostrinia nubilalis chromosome 22, ilOstNubi1.1, whole genome shotgun sequence genome:
- the LOC135082634 gene encoding uncharacterized protein LOC135082634 — translation MRTLLIFLSVLLLAWLGHATPINPARRLVNRPTEAGDLYPRARRSPQDVKGGSPIKGRVLLTRTQPALRKGEYICGGRVCKLQPGEVPKGCNGICQYPI, via the exons CTCATCTTCCTCTCAGTCCTGCTGCTGGCATGGCTCGGGCATGCTACACCCATCAACCCGGCCCGCCGCCTGGTGAACAGGCCGACGGAGGCCGGTGACTTGTacccgcgcgcgcgccgctcgcCGCAGGATGTGAAGGGAGGATCGCCTATTAAAG GTCGAGTCCTGCTGACCCGCACTCAGCCAGCGCTTCGCAAAGGGGAATACATCTGCGGGGGACGCGTCTGCAAGCTGCAGCCGGGAGAGGTGCCCAAGGGATGCAACGGGATCTGCCAGTACCCTATCTAG